The Pseudomonadota bacterium region GGCTTCTCTACGTGCGGCCCGTGCAGCGGAGACGGATCGCGGCGACGCTCACCTGGGACGGCGCGGCGATTACCATCGTCGACGGCTCGGGCGCGGCGGTCGCGCGGATCGCGCTCGACGCGCCGCACCGCACGGTGCTCATCCGCTCCAAAGGCGAGGGGCGCGCGCTCCTGCGCATCGAGCAGCTCAAGGAGGCCGAAACGCCGAGCCCCGCGGGCCCGGGCCGGCTCGATCTCTTCGGGCCGCTGCCGCCCGTGCTGCCGATGCGGGTGGCCGGCGAGGCGCATTCGCTTCGCGCGCTCGAACGCAGCGTCCGGCAGAGGGGCGCCGACGCCGGGAAGGCGTACCGGTTCGGGGCTCCCGAGGCCGCGGCGAGCGAGCAGATGACCGCGCTCATGGCGTTCATCGAGGCGCACAAGGCGCATCGCAACGACCAGATCGTCGTCCGGATCGAGGGCGGCGTGCTCCGCCTGAGCGCGGACAAGGTCGCGCTCGAGATAGGCGGCGAGGCCCTGACGTTCGACGCGGCCGACGAGCCCGCCTTGCGCTTGGCCGTCGAGACCGTGGCGCGCGCCGTCCCGCTGCACGACGAATCGATCGAGTCGCTCGTCGTGATCCACGCGCTGCGGCGCGTCCTCCTGCGGAGGCTCCCGGAGCACCCGCTGCTCGAGATTCTCCGCCGCTGACGGGAGCGTGCGCGGCCGCACGGCGCCTGGTCCGCGTCGATTTTCGGCAACCTTTTTTCGAAACGGCCGATACGGTTGCATGACGCGCAACACAAAAGGAGCATGGGTGCTGCCGCTCGTCGTCCTGAGCGGCTGCGTGGACCTCGGGCTGCTCGACGAGCTCGTCCCCTTCGATGGCGGGGAGGACGGGGAGGGCTCGGACATCGATGCCGATGTCGATTCCGACGCGGACGGCGACTCGGACACCGGGGGGCCGCCCGCCACGGACGCGGACGACACCGAGGCGCCGGCGCTCGTCCCGATCCCCTGCGGGGCCGCGGAGGAGGAGAAGGCGGGGTTCTGCGTCGTCGCGGGCAACGGGACCGCGGCGATTCGCTTCGCCACCGACGAGCCGGCGTCCGCGGCGGCGTCGGCGGACGGCGCGCGCGCTGAGGTCGTGAGCGGCCCCTGGGCGACGGAACACCTCGTCGTCGCCGCCGGGCTTCCGGCGGACGTGGAGGTCGCGCTCGCCGTCGTGATCGAGGACGTCAACGGCAACTCTGCGCCGCTCGAGGTTCCGGTGGTCGCGCTCGACGGCCCGACGGTGGCGATCACGGAGGTGCTCGCCGATCCCTCGGGCGCCGAGCCGGATCAGGAGCTCGTCGAGATCGCCAACACGGGAGCCGCGGAGGTCGACCTCGCGGGCTGGATGATCGACGACAACGGCGACGCGAACGGAGACGTGCTCCCGGACGGCTGCGTGCTCGCGCCCGGCCAGGTCGCGATCCTCGTGGCCCCGGACTACGATCCGGAGTCGGCCGAGGATCCCGCGCCCGCCGCCGGCGCGATCATCGTCCGTCTCGAGGGCTCGATCGGGACGAGCGGGCTCAAGAACGACGCGGCCGAGAGCGTGGAGCTGTACGACGCGGGCGGCGCGATCGTGAGCGCCTACGACGGTCGGCTCGGGAAACCTGCCGAGGGCCGCTCGGCGACCCGCGTCCGCGCCGAGGTGCCGGACGGCTGCCCGCTCGCGTTCGGCGACGCGCCGGTCAACCCGCCGACCCCCGGCGAGGCCCCGTTCGTGCCCTGAACGCGGCGCGTCCCGGGAGCGCGGCCTGGACAGGTCGTCCGGATTGACTGCATAACTCGCTTCGGGATGGCGCTGTTCGGTGAGATCATGCTGTGCGTCGCCGCAGTGCTCTCCGCGGCGGGGGGGGCGCTGTGCCTCGGGACGGGCGGGGCGGGGCGTCGGTTCGTCGCCGGGAGATCCGCCCTGTACGCCGCGGCCGCGGCCGGTGCGGTCGCGCTCATCGCCCTCGTCTTCCTCCTCTTGGTCCGGGACTACCGCGTCGCCTATGTCCGCGACTACGCCGACGAGACGATGTCGCTCGGGTACCTGATCGCGGCGCTGTGGGGCGGTCAGCAGGGCTCCCTCGCGCTGTGGGCGGTGCTGCAGACCTGGTTCACCGCGGCCGCGGCGGCCACGATCGACGGGCGCAGGCAACGCGGCGGCGCCCTGGCCCTCGCGCTGCTCGCGGCGCTCGGGGCGTTCTTCCTCCTGCTCGTGCTGTTCGAGTCCGACCCGTTCTCGTCCCTCGGCACGGCGTCCGCGAACGGGATCGGGCTGAACCCGTTGCTCAGGAACGCGTTCATGGTGTTCCACCCGCCGACGCTCTTCCTCGGCTTCGTCGGGTTCTCCGTGCCGTTCGCCCACGCGGCGGCGGCGCTCGTCGAGGGGGACGGCGAGGGCTGGATCGCCGGGCAGCGCCCGTGGATCCTGTTCGCCTGGATCTTCCTCACGATCGGCAACGCGCTCGGGATGGTCTGGGCGTACGAGGAGCTCGGCTGGGGCGGCTACTGGGGCTGGGATCCGGTCGAGAACGCCTCGCTCATGCCGTGGCTCACCGGCACCGCGCTCGTGCACTCGGCGCTCGCAGAGGAGAGGCTCGGCGCGCTCCGCCGCTGGAACGTCGTGCTCGTCGCGCTCACCTTCGTCCTCATCGTCTTCGGCACGTTCCTCACGCGCTCCGGGGTCATCGAGTCGGTGCACGCGTTCGCCGGAGCCACGGTCGGCCCATACCTGCTCGGCCTCATCGCGGTGATCGGCGTCGGCGTGCTGGCGCTCGTCGTCGCGCGGTTCGGGGCGCTGCGGCGGAGGGGAGCTCCAAAGCGATCCCCGCTGCGGCTCGCGCTCCTGCACGCGAACAACTGGCTGTTCCTCGCCGCGACGGCGTTCGTCGCGATCACGACGACGATGCCCCTGCTGAGCGCGGCGCTCGCGGGCGACAAGGTGACGCTGACGGCGGAGTTCTACAACACGTGGATGGTGCCGATCGGCCTGGCGGTGCTCGGCCTGCTCGGCGCGTGCGCGGCGATCGGCTGGGCCGTCGACGAGCGGGGACAGAAGGCGCTGCGGCGCCTCGGGCCGGCCGTGGGGCTCGGGGCGGCGGCCGCGGTGATGGGGGGCGCGGCGCTCGGAGTTCGTCCGGCGCTCGGGCCGATCATGCGGTTCGCTCCAGCGATCTCCGTCGGGCTCCTCGTGTTCGCGGGCGCGGTGCTCGCGGCGGCGATGCGGCGGACGATCCTCGGCGCGCGGAAGGAGGGGCGCTCCGCGGCCCGCGGGCGGCGGAGGCTCGGCGCGCAGGTCGTGCACGTCGCCGTGGCGCTCCTGTTCGTCGGCTTCCTCGGCGCCGCGTTCTCCGACGAGAACCAGGGGCTGCTGCGCCCCGGCGAGGGGATCGCCGTGGCGGGGTATCGGCTCGACTTCATGGGGCTGCGCGACGACCGGGACGTGTCGCGCGAGGCCGTGATCGCCGACCTCGACGCGCGAGGGCCGGGCGGCGCGATCGGCGTCATGTCCCCGGCGCGGCACACGTACCACTCGCACCCGGGGCAGCCGACGAGCGAGGTCGCCGTCGAGCGCGGCCTCGGCGAGGATCTGTTCGTCATCCTCGGCGAGACCGACGAGGAGAGCGGCGCCGCGGTGATCCGGGTCGTCGTCAACCCGCTCGTCGCCTGGGTGTGGATAGGCTCCGCGCTCCTCGTGCTCGGCGGCGTCATCGCGCTCGTGCGGCCGGGGGCGCTCACGGAGCTCGTCGAGCTGCGCCCGGATCTGCGCGCGCGCCTCGCCGCGCCGTTCCTGCTGATTGCCCTCGGCACCTTCGCCGTCGCGGGTGCGGGCGCGA contains the following coding sequences:
- a CDS encoding lamin tail domain-containing protein produces the protein MTRNTKGAWVLPLVVLSGCVDLGLLDELVPFDGGEDGEGSDIDADVDSDADGDSDTGGPPATDADDTEAPALVPIPCGAAEEEKAGFCVVAGNGTAAIRFATDEPASAAASADGARAEVVSGPWATEHLVVAAGLPADVEVALAVVIEDVNGNSAPLEVPVVALDGPTVAITEVLADPSGAEPDQELVEIANTGAAEVDLAGWMIDDNGDANGDVLPDGCVLAPGQVAILVAPDYDPESAEDPAPAAGAIIVRLEGSIGTSGLKNDAAESVELYDAGGAIVSAYDGRLGKPAEGRSATRVRAEVPDGCPLAFGDAPVNPPTPGEAPFVP
- the ccsA gene encoding cytochrome c biogenesis protein CcsA, whose protein sequence is MALFGEIMLCVAAVLSAAGGALCLGTGGAGRRFVAGRSALYAAAAAGAVALIALVFLLLVRDYRVAYVRDYADETMSLGYLIAALWGGQQGSLALWAVLQTWFTAAAAATIDGRRQRGGALALALLAALGAFFLLLVLFESDPFSSLGTASANGIGLNPLLRNAFMVFHPPTLFLGFVGFSVPFAHAAAALVEGDGEGWIAGQRPWILFAWIFLTIGNALGMVWAYEELGWGGYWGWDPVENASLMPWLTGTALVHSALAEERLGALRRWNVVLVALTFVLIVFGTFLTRSGVIESVHAFAGATVGPYLLGLIAVIGVGVLALVVARFGALRRRGAPKRSPLRLALLHANNWLFLAATAFVAITTTMPLLSAALAGDKVTLTAEFYNTWMVPIGLAVLGLLGACAAIGWAVDERGQKALRRLGPAVGLGAAAAVMGGAALGVRPALGPIMRFAPAISVGLLVFAGAVLAAAMRRTILGARKEGRSAARGRRRLGAQVVHVAVALLFVGFLGAAFSDENQGLLRPGEGIAVAGYRLDFMGLRDDRDVSREAVIADLDARGPGGAIGVMSPARHTYHSHPGQPTSEVAVERGLGEDLFVILGETDEESGAAVIRVVVNPLVAWVWIGSALLVLGGVIALVRPGALTELVELRPDLRARLAAPFLLIALGTFAVAGAGAIWDAATAVAVLGGLSLAAALFHVAATLRSFLEPGAVP